In Electrophorus electricus isolate fEleEle1 chromosome 6, fEleEle1.pri, whole genome shotgun sequence, a single genomic region encodes these proteins:
- the pou4f3 gene encoding POU domain, class 4, transcription factor 3: protein MMAMNSKQHFSMHPALQEPKYSGLHASSDGMRRVCLPAPQLQGNIFGGFDESLLARAEALAAADIVSHGKSNPFKPDVTYHTMSSVPCTSTSSTVPISHSSNLTAHHHLNQTLEGDLLDHISSSLSVSGMGAPPDPSVMTTQAHQHHLQTMGHLHQAMAIGHPHTLSVHNGMACVNDVESDPRELEAFAERFKQRRIKLGVTQADVGSALANLKIPGVGSLSQSTICRFESLTLSHNNMIALKPVLQAWLEEAEAAYREKNSKPDLFNGTERKRKRTSIAAPEKRSLEAYFAIQPRPSSEKIAAIAEKLDLKKNVVRVWFCNQRQKQKRMKYSAAH, encoded by the exons ATGATGGCcatgaacagcaaacagcatTTCTCCATGCACCCTGCTCTGCAGGAGCCCAAGTACTCCGGCCTGCACGCGAGCTCGGATGGCATGCGTCGAGTGTGCCTGCCTGCCCCGCAG CTCCAGGGCAATATATTCGGCGGCTTTGATGAGAGTCTACTGGCCCGCGCGGAAGCTTTGGCGGCTGCTGACATTGTCTCCCACGGCAAGAGTAACCCTTTCAAACCAGACGTGACCTACCATACGATGAGCAGTGTCCCTTGCACCTCTACTTCCTCTACGGTGCCCATATCTCACTCTTCGAACCTCACGGCACACCATCACCTTAATCAGACCCTGGAGGGGGACCTGCTCGATCACATCTCGTCGAGTTTATCGGTTAGCGGTATGGGCGCACCGCCGGATCCGTCAGTGATGACAACGCAAGCCCACCAGCATCACCTGCAAACCATGGGGCACCTCCACCAAGCTATGGCTATAGGGCACCCGCATACACTGTCGGTTCACAACGGCATGGCCTGTGTCAACGATGTGGAGTCCGATCCGAGGGAGCTAGAAGCGTTTGCCGAACGGTTCAAGCAACGGAGAATAAAGCTTGGGGTCACGCAGGCGGACGTGGGATCCGCTCTCGCCAACCTGAAGATACCTGGGGTAGGCTCACTTAGTCAGAGCACGATCTGTAGGTTCGAATCGCTGACCCTCTCGCATAACAACATGATAGCGCTCAAGCCTGTGCTCCAAGCGTGGCTGGAGGAAGCTGAAGCGGCGTATcgagagaaaaacagcaaacctGACCTTTTTAACGGCACCGAGAGGAAACGAAAACGCACGTCAATTGCCGCGCCAGAAAAGCGATCGTTGGAGGCATATTTTGCCATACAGCCACGTCCGTCTTCAGAGAAAATCGCAGCAATAGCAGAGAAGCTTGACCTAAAGAAAAATGTGGTCCGGGTTTGGTTTTGTAATCAAAGGCAAAAACAGAAGAGGATGAAATATTCCGCAGCACACTAG
- the rbm27 gene encoding RNA-binding protein 27: MIIDNVDALKSWLAKLLEPICDADPSALANYVVALVKKDKPEKELRALCADQLDVFLQKETTGFVDKLFECLTTKNYLGNPPAKEGPKEETRPVAQKPDEKEEASHVEDDRESRRRRSPLRNRPEFNESRSRDERRRDERKRREAERHGKGGEPHRERDRHERRGVSSRGRSRSRSRSGSRGRSREREHGQRREHRCKFEQERKDPEPYTPLPPGPMGNTHHQPKQHPSPLLPLPRPPPHFPPSGSPGGVPSAATVVAPAHLPDSTTESWATYYPNRGDGKSGTHKHRCRDYDEKGFCVRGDLCPFDHGSDPLIVDDVSLSLPTMIPFPPPGMPPPRVPAPAMTEPPPRMPMPMPPHGQPPPPGIYPMTRPPLVPASGMETPPHPRTSNSSPLAPPGVGPPPPPPPPPPPPASSSSSSTPLHPQYTLSEYSYDPEAYNPESPGLTGAGRTQYRQFIPRIQTQRSNLIGLTSGDGQTSRAANIVIQTEPSLTSLPSSEARFGTEPENRKRHLGSSEGPLAKKPWMVDKPNFNSQHKAAFPKKNHYANTKLEVRKIPRDLNNITKLNEHFSKFGTIVNIQVVFGGDPEAALIQYTANEEARRAISSTEAVLNNRFIRVYWHRESQLPAPPTTQEQGPSQSTSLGPQHPPAHKVISKQHGPGAYVLNKTLPKPQATSGAPIPAAPDSLGPGAESPLAATPASSLQKGTFARTVLKPLPKALGKTAKALEAHEVLKKKQEALKLQQDMRKKKQEMLEKQIECQKVLINRLEKNRGMRPEERANIMKTLKELTDKISQLKNEISPTTPGTANAAPPKTKTDAQKELLDAELDLHKKLTSGEDTTDLKRRLGQLQIEAKRLGLLPAGRAKPTLTPTRGRGRGRGRSTRGRGVGSHMVVDHRPRALAILGVTQEEKEELMPHFVKFGEIEELRDQDATSVVMTFKTRSEAENAANQGAKFKGRVLQISWYKPKTPSISNEPEEEESKEESTMEPVSPFLLPEEEEEDDDEDDEYESRSWRR, from the exons ATGATTATAGATAATGTTGATGCTCTGAAGTCGTGGCTGGCAAAACTCCTTGAGCCAAT ATGTGATGCTGACCCTTCTGCGTTGGCAAACTACGTTGTGGCTTTGGTGAAAAAGGATAAACCCGAAAAAGAACTGCGAGCATTATGTGCTGACCAATTGGatgtttttttacaaaaag AAACCACAGGCTTTGTGGACAAACTTTTCGAATGTCTGACCACCAAGAACTACTTAGGAAATCCACCTGCTAAGGAAGGACCTAAAGAGGAGACAAGACCTGTGGCACAAAAACCAGATGAAAAGGAAGAG GCCAGTCACGTTGAGGATGACCGGGAAAGCCGAAGAAGGAGGAGTCCGCTGAGGAATCGTCCTGAATTTAATGAGTCTAG GAGCAGGGACGAGCGTCGGCGAGACGAGCGCAAGCGGCGGGAGGCGGAGCGCCACGGCAAGGGCGGTGAGCCGCACCGCGAGCGCGACAGGCATGAGCGCAGGGGCGTGAGCTCCCGGGGGCGGAGCCGCAGCCGGAGCCGCAGTGGCAGCCGGGGCAGGAGCCGGGAGCGTGAGCACGGGCAGAGACGAG AGCACCGGTGCAAGTTCGAGCAGGAGCGCAAGGACCCAGAGCCGTACACACCGCTGCCACCGGGCCCGATGGGCAACACTCACCACCAGCCGAAGcaacacccctcccctctgctccccctgccccgccccccgccGCACTTCCCACCCTCGGGGAGCCCTGGTGGCGTCCCCAGTGCGGCAACAGTGGTGGCCCCCGCGCATCTGCCAGACAGCACGACGGAAAGCTGGGCAACTTACTACCCCAACCGCGGTGACGGAAAGAGCGGCACGCACAAGCACCGCTGCAGAGACTACGACG AGAAAGGATTCTGTGTGCGTGGCGACCTCTGCCCTTTCGACCATGGCAGCGACCCCCTGATCGTGGACGacgtctccctctccctgcccaCCATGATTCCCTTCCCGCCACCGGGCATGCCCCCTCCCCGCGTGCCCGCACCCGCCATGACTGAGCCACCCCCGCGCATGCCCATGCCCATGCCCCCGCACGGCCAGCCCCCTCCACCGGGCATCTACCCCATGACAA GACCTCCTCTAGTCCCAGCCAGCGGCATGGAGACTCCGCCCCACCCAAGGACGAGCAACTCCTCCCCTCTGGCCCCGCCCGGAGTGggcccacctcctcctcctcctcctcctcctcctcctcctgcctcctccagctcctcttctaCTCCCCTCCACCCTCAGTACACTCTGTCTGAAT ATAGCTACGATCCCGAGGCCTACAACCCTGAGTCCCCGGGCCTGACGGGGGCGGGCCGAACCCAGTACCGGCAGTTCATCCCCCGCATTCAGACCCAGAGGTCCAACCTCATCGGTTTAACCTCCGGGGATGGACAGACATCCCGAG CGGCAAATATAGTGATCCAGACTGAGCCGTCACTAACCAGCCTGCCGAGCAGCGAGGCGCGGTTTGGCACGGAGCCGGAGAACAGGAAAAGACACCTGGGCTCAAGTGAAGGCCCTCTGGCCAAAAAACCTTGGATGGTAGACAA GCCAAACTTCAACAGCCAGCACAAGGCTGCCTTCCCCAAGAAGAACCACTACGCAAACACTAAGCTGGAAGTGCGCAAAATACCCCGGGACCTCAACAACATAACCAAGCTCAACGAGCATTTCAGCAAGTTCGGGACAATAGTGAACATCCAG GTGGTGTTCGGGGGAGACCCGGAGGCGGCCCTGATCCAGTACACGGCTAACGAGGAGGCTCGGCGGGCCATCTCCAGCACTGAGGCTGTACTCAATAACCGCTTCATCAGGGTGTACTGGCACAGAGAGTCCCAGCTCCCGGCCCCTCCCACAACCCAAGAGCAAGGCCCCAGCCAGAGCACCAGCCTTGGACCCCAGCACCCCCCAGCCCACAAG GTCATCAGTAAGCAGCACGGCCCAGGGGCCTACGTGCTAAACAAGACCCTCCCCAAACCTCAGGCCACCTCCGGTGCTCCCATACCAGCCGCTCCTGACTCCCTCGGCCCTGGAGCCGAGTCCCCATTG GCTGCCACACCAGCCTCCAGCCTGCAGAAGGGAACCTTTGCACGAACGGTCCTGAAGCCCCTGCCCAAGGCTCTGGGAAAGACGGCCAAAGCCCTTGAAGCGCACGAggttttgaaaaaaaagcaG GAGGCACTAAAGCTGCAGCAAGACATGAGGAAAAAGAAGCAAGAGATGCTCGAAAAACAGATAGAGTGTCAAAAG GTGCTGATAAATCGTCTGGAGAAGAACCGGGGCATGCGGCCAGAAGAGAGGGCCAACATTATGAAGACCCTAAAGGAGCTCACTGACAAGATCTCTCAGCTAAAGAATGAGATCAGCCCCACCACCCCGGGCACAGCCAACGCTGCTCCACCCAAGACCAAGACAGAC GCACAGAAGGAGCTGCTGGACGCAGAGCTGGACTTGCACAAGAAGCTCACGTCGGGAGAGGACACCACGGACCTGAAGAGAAGACTGGGTCAACTGCAAATAGAG GCTAAACGGCTGGGGCTCCTGCCTGCTGGCCGGGCCAAGCCGACCCTGACCCCCACCCGGGGACGAGGCAGGGGCCGCGGGCGGAGCACCCGCGGCAGAGGAGTGGGCAGCCACATGGTAGTGGACCATCGGCCCCGAGCCCTCGCCATCTTGGGCGTCAcccaggaggagaaggaggagttgaTGCCACACTTCGTG AAATTTGGGGAAATCGAAGAGCTTCGTGACCAGGATGCCACCAGCGTGGTGATGACGTTCAAAACCCGAAGTGAAGCAGAGAAT GCTGCAAATCAAGGGGCAAAGTTCAAAGGTCGAGTTCTCCAGATTTCCTGGTACAAACCTAAAACTCCATCCATATCCAACGAACCTGAAGAGGAGGAGTCAAAGGAGGAGTCCACAATG GAGCCAGTTAGCCCTTTCCTGCTgccagaggaggaagaggaagacgacGATGAAGACGACGAATACGAGAGTCGCTCTTGGAGGCGATGA